One genomic region from Aliarcobacter cryaerophilus ATCC 43158 encodes:
- a CDS encoding DUF362 domain-containing protein, with amino-acid sequence MAVKITDICISCDACLDECPVGAIVDNDDNPTGEDVYFVYKDKCVECVGHNDAPACADACPTEGCIVWDEVGSSKIEKDDRGEVGEPVVE; translated from the coding sequence ATGGCAGTAAAAATTACTGATATTTGTATTAGCTGTGATGCATGTTTAGATGAGTGTCCAGTTGGAGCAATAGTAGATAATGATGATAACCCAACAGGGGAAGATGTATATTTTGTATATAAAGACAAATGTGTTGAGTGTGTTGGGCATAATGATGCACCAGCTTGCGCAGATGCATGTCCTACTGAGGGTTGTATAGTTTGGGATGAAGTTGGTTCTAGTAAGATAGAAAAAGATGATAGAGGAGAGGTTGGAGAACCTGTTGTAGAGTAA
- a CDS encoding peroxiredoxin gives MLVTKKAPDFTATAVLADGQISEDFNLYKNIGKNGAVLFFYPLDFTFVCPSEIIAFSNRIKDFEDRGIQVIGCSVDSQFSHFAWRETPVENGGIGRVKFPLVADITKQISKDFDVLFGDSVALRGSFLIDKDGTVRHAVINDLPLGRNIDEMIRMVDTMLFTNEHGEVCPAGWSKGDEGMKADKSGVAEYLAKHSSDL, from the coding sequence ATGTTAGTAACAAAAAAAGCTCCAGATTTTACAGCAACAGCTGTATTAGCAGATGGTCAAATTTCAGAAGATTTTAACTTATATAAAAATATTGGGAAAAATGGTGCAGTATTATTTTTCTACCCATTGGATTTTACTTTTGTTTGTCCATCTGAAATAATTGCATTTTCAAACAGAATCAAAGATTTTGAAGATAGAGGAATTCAAGTAATTGGTTGTTCGGTTGATTCTCAATTCTCACACTTTGCATGGAGAGAAACTCCAGTTGAAAATGGTGGAATTGGAAGAGTTAAATTTCCATTAGTTGCAGATATTACAAAACAAATTTCAAAAGATTTTGATGTTTTATTTGGTGATTCAGTTGCATTAAGAGGTTCTTTTTTAATTGATAAAGATGGAACAGTAAGACATGCAGTTATCAACGATTTACCACTAGGAAGAAACATAGATGAGATGATTAGAATGGTTGATACTATGTTATTTACAAATGAGCATGGTGAAGTTTGTCCAGCTGGATGGTCAAAAGGTGACGAAGGAATGAAAGCTGATAAATCTGGTGTTGCTGAATATTTAGCTAAACACTCTTCTGATTTATAA
- the gdhA gene encoding NADP-specific glutamate dehydrogenase — translation MANINELLEYLKRTSPGQDEFHQAAEEVLHSLEPLFEKYPKYKENKVLERLVEPERQIMFRVTWVDDKGEIQINKGYRIQFSSTLGPYKGGLRFHPSVNTGIIKFLGFEQIFKNALTGLQIGGGKGGSDFDPKGKSDNEIMAFCQAFMTELYRHIGATTDVPAGDIGVGGREIGYMFGMYKKLANTYDGTLTGKSLKWGGSLARTEATGYGCVYFAKNMLEARGESLKGKKCTVSGSGNVSIYTIEKLYHLGALPITCSDSSGMILDEEGIDLDLLKDLKENQRARLTEYVKYRKNAKYIPVDSYPKGRNAVWSVPCFAAFPSATQNELNIEDAKELIKNGCVCVSEGANMPSTNEAVDFFVAQKIAYGPGKAANAGGVATSQLEMAQNASMVSWTFEEVDAKLEKIMKHIFDTASATAKEFGEPTNLVLGANIAGFRRVADAMIEQGIV, via the coding sequence ATGGCAAATATAAACGAACTTTTAGAATATCTAAAAAGAACAAGTCCTGGACAAGATGAGTTTCATCAAGCTGCTGAAGAGGTTTTACACTCACTAGAACCACTATTCGAAAAATATCCAAAGTATAAAGAGAATAAAGTTTTAGAAAGATTAGTTGAACCTGAAAGACAAATCATGTTTAGGGTTACTTGGGTTGATGATAAAGGAGAAATCCAAATCAACAAAGGTTATAGAATACAGTTTAGTTCGACTTTAGGGCCATACAAAGGTGGATTAAGATTTCACCCAAGTGTAAACACTGGAATTATTAAATTCTTAGGGTTTGAACAAATATTCAAAAATGCTTTAACAGGGCTTCAAATTGGTGGGGGAAAAGGTGGAAGTGACTTTGACCCAAAAGGTAAATCAGATAATGAAATAATGGCATTTTGTCAAGCTTTTATGACTGAATTATATAGACATATTGGAGCAACTACAGATGTTCCAGCTGGAGATATTGGTGTTGGTGGAAGAGAAATCGGATATATGTTTGGTATGTATAAAAAACTTGCAAACACTTATGATGGAACTTTAACAGGAAAATCTTTAAAATGGGGTGGTTCATTAGCTAGAACTGAAGCAACTGGTTATGGTTGTGTATATTTTGCAAAAAATATGCTTGAAGCTAGAGGAGAAAGTTTAAAAGGTAAAAAATGTACAGTTTCTGGTTCTGGAAATGTATCTATTTATACTATTGAAAAACTATATCACTTAGGTGCATTACCAATTACTTGTAGTGATTCATCTGGAATGATTTTAGATGAAGAAGGTATTGATTTAGACCTTTTAAAAGATTTAAAAGAGAATCAAAGAGCAAGATTAACTGAATATGTAAAATATAGAAAAAATGCAAAATATATTCCAGTAGATTCTTATCCTAAAGGAAGAAATGCGGTTTGGTCTGTACCTTGTTTTGCTGCATTCCCAAGTGCAACACAAAATGAGTTAAACATAGAAGATGCAAAAGAATTAATTAAAAATGGTTGTGTTTGTGTAAGTGAAGGTGCAAATATGCCTTCTACAAATGAAGCTGTTGATTTCTTTGTTGCACAAAAAATTGCATATGGACCAGGAAAAGCAGCAAATGCAGGTGGAGTTGCTACAAGTCAATTAGAGATGGCTCAAAATGCTTCTATGGTTTCTTGGACTTTTGAAGAAGTTGATGCAAAACTAGAAAAAATTATGAAACATATTTTTGATACAGCAAGTGCAACTGCAAAAGAGTTTGGAGAACCAACAAACCTTGTTTTAGGAGCAAATATTGCTGGATTTAGAAGAGTAGCTGATGCTATGATTGAACAAGGAATTGTTTGA
- a CDS encoding beta-ketoacyl-ACP synthase III encodes MKYAAFRSIGAYIPSKIMTNADFEKIIDTNDEWITKRTGIKERRLAEDNEASSDLGAKAAEVAIKRANISKDEIDLIICATVTPDFLCMPSTACLIASKLDIKDVMAFDVSAACTGFVYILNIAKAFIESGLKKNVLIIGAEKYSSILNYEDRTTCFIFGDGAGAAIISATDDKNEAIIDISCSSDGTYEDLIKTTGGGSKHPCSQEVVDAKLACISMKGNETFKLAVKTLTSDVVKILEKHNLSNKDITHFIPHQANYRIIKAVGEALNISDEQTVVTVDKYGNTSAASIPMAMNYAFEEGRIKAGDTILFDAFGGGLTWGCALFKFAPKK; translated from the coding sequence ATGAAATATGCGGCTTTTAGGTCAATTGGTGCTTATATTCCATCAAAGATAATGACAAATGCAGATTTTGAGAAGATAATTGATACAAATGATGAGTGGATTACAAAAAGAACAGGTATAAAAGAGAGAAGATTAGCTGAAGATAACGAAGCATCTTCTGATTTAGGTGCAAAAGCTGCAGAAGTTGCAATAAAAAGAGCAAATATTTCTAAAGATGAGATAGATTTAATAATTTGTGCAACAGTTACTCCTGATTTTTTATGTATGCCTTCAACTGCTTGTTTAATTGCTTCAAAGCTAGATATAAAAGATGTTATGGCTTTTGATGTAAGTGCTGCATGTACAGGTTTTGTATATATTTTAAATATTGCAAAAGCTTTTATTGAGTCAGGTTTAAAGAAAAATGTTTTAATTATTGGAGCTGAAAAATATAGCTCTATTTTGAATTATGAAGATAGAACAACTTGTTTTATCTTTGGAGATGGAGCTGGAGCTGCAATAATTAGTGCGACAGATGATAAAAACGAAGCAATAATTGATATTAGTTGTTCTAGTGATGGAACTTACGAAGACTTAATCAAAACTACTGGTGGTGGGAGTAAGCATCCGTGTAGCCAAGAAGTTGTAGATGCAAAATTGGCTTGTATTTCAATGAAGGGTAATGAAACATTTAAACTTGCTGTTAAAACATTGACTTCAGATGTTGTAAAAATATTAGAAAAGCATAATCTTTCAAATAAAGATATTACTCATTTTATTCCCCATCAAGCAAACTATAGAATCATAAAAGCTGTTGGTGAAGCTTTAAATATAAGTGATGAGCAAACTGTTGTAACAGTTGACAAGTATGGAAATACATCAGCTGCATCAATTCCTATGGCTATGAATTATGCCTTTGAAGAAGGTAGAATAAAAGCAGGAGATACTATACTTTTTGATGCATTTGGTGGTGGATTAACTTGGGGTTGTGCATTGTTTAAGTTTGCACCTAAAAAATAG
- the ndk gene encoding nucleoside-diphosphate kinase has translation MERTLSIIKPDAVAKNVVGKILDRFESAGLRIAATKKLQLSKADAEAFYAVHAARPFFKDLVEFMISGPVVVSVLEGTNAMAKNRDLMGATNPKEAAAGTIRADFADSIDANAVHGSDSLENAAIEIDFFFAQREIC, from the coding sequence ATGGAAAGAACATTATCGATAATAAAACCAGATGCAGTTGCAAAAAATGTAGTTGGTAAAATTTTAGATAGATTTGAAAGTGCTGGATTAAGAATTGCAGCTACAAAAAAACTACAATTAAGTAAAGCGGATGCTGAAGCTTTTTATGCAGTTCATGCTGCTAGACCTTTCTTCAAAGATTTAGTTGAATTTATGATTAGTGGACCTGTTGTAGTTTCTGTTTTAGAAGGAACAAATGCAATGGCAAAAAATAGAGATTTAATGGGTGCAACAAATCCTAAAGAGGCTGCAGCTGGAACAATTAGAGCTGATTTTGCAGATTCAATTGATGCGAATGCAGTACACGGAAGTGACTCTTTAGAAAATGCAGCTATTGAAATTGATTTCTTTTTTGCACAAAGAGAAATTTGTTAA
- the rpmF gene encoding 50S ribosomal protein L32, with protein MAVPKRRVSHSRSAMRRTHYKIALKRPVKDSDGSWKMPHMVNPNTGEYKN; from the coding sequence ATGGCAGTACCAAAAAGAAGAGTATCTCATTCAAGATCAGCAATGAGAAGAACTCATTATAAGATTGCATTAAAAAGACCAGTAAAAGATAGTGATGGTTCTTGGAAAATGCCTCATATGGTTAATCCAAACACTGGTGAATACAAAAACTAA
- the plsX gene encoding phosphate acyltransferase PlsX, with translation MIKIAIDAMGGDFGPEPIIEGLILAIRNNNNFTAIAVGDKEQLSKLIPPTFNDRIEILDTKDVISMHDSATDALKRKESTIYKAIELVKDGKADAVVSAGHSGASMSLATLKIGRLKGVSRPAIATLMPTSENQNTLVLDVGANVDSDAKNLFQFAIMGQAYAQVVLRLDEPIIGLLSNGEEESKGNEVTKEAYKLISKVPNFAGNVEGNDIFKGTVDVVVCDGFVGNILLKTAEGVADTISKIMKKDLKRSLISITGAVLMRKVFKNLKLKVDYAEYGGAPLLGVKAPVIISHGKSNPKAIKNAIFQAINSASSNLDSVIEQRLEKYLINESSSKEPTL, from the coding sequence ATGATAAAAATAGCAATAGATGCAATGGGAGGGGACTTTGGTCCCGAACCAATAATAGAAGGGCTTATTCTAGCCATTAGAAACAATAACAATTTTACAGCAATAGCTGTAGGAGATAAAGAACAACTTTCAAAACTTATACCACCTACTTTTAACGACAGAATAGAAATTTTGGATACAAAAGATGTTATTAGTATGCATGATAGTGCAACTGATGCTTTAAAAAGAAAAGAATCAACTATTTATAAAGCAATAGAACTTGTAAAAGATGGTAAGGCAGATGCAGTTGTATCAGCTGGTCACTCTGGAGCTTCTATGTCTTTGGCTACACTGAAAATTGGAAGATTAAAAGGTGTTTCAAGACCTGCTATTGCAACACTTATGCCTACGAGTGAAAATCAAAATACTTTAGTATTAGATGTTGGAGCAAATGTAGATAGTGATGCGAAAAACTTATTTCAATTTGCAATTATGGGTCAAGCTTATGCACAAGTTGTACTAAGGCTGGATGAACCAATAATTGGGCTTTTAAGCAATGGAGAAGAAGAAAGTAAAGGCAATGAAGTAACTAAAGAGGCTTATAAGTTAATTTCAAAAGTTCCAAACTTTGCTGGAAATGTTGAAGGAAATGATATCTTTAAAGGAACAGTAGATGTTGTTGTTTGTGATGGTTTTGTAGGAAATATCCTACTAAAAACAGCCGAGGGTGTTGCTGATACTATTAGTAAAATTATGAAAAAAGATTTAAAAAGATCTCTTATTTCAATAACTGGTGCAGTTTTAATGAGAAAAGTTTTTAAAAATCTAAAATTAAAAGTTGATTATGCTGAATATGGTGGAGCTCCACTTTTAGGAGTAAAAGCACCTGTGATAATATCTCATGGTAAATCAAATCCAAAAGCTATAAAAAATGCAATTTTTCAAGCAATTAATAGTGCTAGCTCAAATTTAGATTCTGTAATTGAGCAAAGATTAGAGAAATATTTAATAAATGAAAGTAGTAGCAAAGAGCCTACTCTTTAA
- the rho gene encoding transcription termination factor Rho — MEESKEDLKSKNSKKTRTHIPVDGYKIEQLRELPIETLIDIANDLDVENPQELKRQDLMFMILASQIDAGGFILFTGILEIKDGGFGFLRAIDGNFSDTSNDSYVSATQIKKFALRTGDIVTGQVRPPNKDSEKYNALLKIEAINYLPVKDSKNRPLFDNLTPLYSTTKFKFEFDSQKLTGRVLDLFAPMGKGQRSLIVAPPKTGKTELLKELAHAISKNHPEVTLMVLLIDERPEEVTDMQRSVKGEVYSSTFDLPAHNHVRVAEIVIEKAKRLVEMKKDVVILLDSITRLARAYNTVTPSSGKVLSGGVDANALHKPKRFFGAARNIEEGGSLTIISTALIDTGSKMDEVIFEEFKGTGNSEVVLSRNASNKRVYPAIDIVKSGTRKEELLLTPDILQKTWILRNAMSEMDEVDVLKFLYPKMQKTKNNDDFFASMNE, encoded by the coding sequence ATGGAAGAGTCAAAAGAAGATTTAAAATCAAAAAATAGTAAAAAAACAAGAACTCATATACCAGTAGATGGATATAAAATTGAGCAGCTAAGAGAACTTCCAATTGAAACTCTAATCGATATAGCAAATGATTTAGATGTTGAAAACCCACAAGAATTAAAAAGGCAAGATTTAATGTTTATGATACTTGCTTCTCAAATAGATGCAGGTGGTTTTATACTCTTTACTGGTATTTTAGAAATAAAAGACGGTGGATTTGGTTTTTTAAGAGCAATTGATGGAAACTTTTCTGATACTTCAAATGACTCATACGTAAGTGCCACACAAATTAAAAAATTTGCACTAAGAACTGGAGATATTGTAACAGGACAAGTAAGACCCCCAAACAAAGATAGCGAAAAATATAATGCTTTACTTAAAATAGAAGCTATAAATTATCTACCTGTAAAAGATTCAAAAAATAGACCACTTTTTGACAACTTAACTCCACTATACTCTACAACAAAATTTAAATTTGAGTTTGATAGTCAAAAATTAACAGGTCGTGTACTTGACTTATTTGCTCCTATGGGAAAAGGTCAAAGAAGCTTAATAGTAGCACCTCCAAAAACTGGTAAAACAGAACTTTTAAAAGAACTAGCTCATGCAATTAGCAAAAATCACCCCGAAGTTACTTTGATGGTTTTATTGATTGATGAAAGACCTGAAGAGGTTACAGATATGCAAAGAAGCGTTAAAGGAGAAGTTTATAGTTCTACTTTTGACTTGCCAGCTCATAATCATGTAAGAGTTGCAGAAATTGTTATTGAAAAAGCAAAAAGACTTGTAGAAATGAAAAAAGATGTTGTAATACTTCTTGATTCAATTACAAGATTAGCAAGAGCTTACAATACAGTAACACCATCTTCTGGAAAGGTTCTTTCAGGTGGAGTTGATGCAAATGCTTTACATAAACCAAAAAGATTTTTTGGAGCAGCTAGAAATATTGAAGAGGGTGGAAGTCTTACAATTATATCAACAGCTTTAATTGATACTGGTTCAAAAATGGATGAAGTTATTTTTGAAGAGTTTAAAGGTACTGGAAACTCTGAAGTAGTTCTTAGTAGAAATGCATCAAATAAAAGAGTTTATCCTGCTATTGATATTGTAAAATCAGGTACAAGAAAAGAAGAGCTACTTTTAACTCCTGATATTTTACAAAAAACTTGGATTTTAAGAAATGCTATGAGTGAAATGGATGAAGTTGATGTTTTAAAATTCTTATATCCAAAAATGCAAAAAACAAAAAACAATGATGATTTTTTTGCTTCAATGAACGAATAA
- a CDS encoding dynamin family protein translates to MSANYNILKSFANEYHENNSIKEIIYEDGLVGEIQKTVDKLLDEKFHPSIQFHTILNKQLKRARYPMEVAITGQFSAGKSTFLNALLSRNILPTGITPVTSKVNFINYGEDFKLKITYYSGATEFAPIESIADFTDQRQDEMQNIKYLTLYAPMPILKDISFVDTPGLNSQSQSDTDVTKRVLKDVGGIIWLTLIDNAGKLSEAQVLEEYMQHFKNKSLCVLNQKDKLTPEQVDTTTNYVKDKFGKYFAKVVPISAIKALEGRAKEKDILIEDENINLLSELKKELLTSDIENNNNIEKLLSEHKNRIKSIKLADTTHNTKLLEDSNIQEVLDFIETTIRPQAAEAKEFAIKKDLRSFCDILIKEYETIIKVYDALVEILESCEPRVLESFDNIYKQYSNELFTIYNSLESIMDKIAHETFKNIKRKKSTRFEISKSLFGEKIEKFDFETFWVDSDAIYKALFYDDQTIDKMFKRSMKLLKNVELDTDESFREVFRIVKNDIVKWQENYELIRKNREIASDIEFSNTRHFAAKVYENVIRVFYKAILENISALRKKFGYFNGALSYSYIQITQATIAHFEQQIVESEELYKKEPSRFSINCPREDEIVGKLKANFGFEKIEDFLTSKRNYLFKIIKYSKEQYLEINKDRILFVKDKKEQFITKIEELEKIKNEI, encoded by the coding sequence ATGAGCGCAAATTATAATATCCTAAAAAGCTTCGCTAATGAATACCATGAAAACAACTCAATAAAAGAGATAATTTATGAAGATGGACTAGTTGGTGAAATCCAAAAAACAGTAGATAAACTTTTAGATGAAAAATTCCATCCATCAATTCAATTTCATACAATTTTAAATAAACAATTAAAAAGAGCTAGATATCCTATGGAAGTTGCAATTACTGGACAATTTAGTGCTGGAAAATCTACATTTTTAAATGCCCTACTCTCAAGAAATATTTTACCAACTGGGATTACTCCAGTTACTTCTAAAGTAAATTTTATAAATTATGGTGAAGATTTTAAACTTAAAATTACATATTACTCTGGAGCAACAGAATTTGCACCAATAGAAAGCATTGCTGATTTTACAGACCAAAGACAAGATGAGATGCAAAATATAAAATATCTTACTCTTTATGCTCCAATGCCTATTTTAAAAGACATCTCGTTTGTTGATACTCCAGGACTTAACTCTCAGTCACAAAGTGATACAGATGTTACTAAAAGAGTTTTAAAAGATGTTGGTGGAATTATTTGGCTAACACTTATTGATAATGCTGGAAAACTATCAGAAGCTCAAGTTTTAGAAGAGTATATGCAACATTTCAAAAATAAATCTTTATGTGTTTTAAATCAAAAAGATAAATTAACTCCTGAACAAGTAGATACAACTACAAATTATGTAAAAGATAAATTTGGTAAATATTTTGCAAAAGTTGTACCAATTTCAGCAATAAAAGCATTAGAAGGAAGAGCAAAAGAGAAAGATATTTTAATTGAAGATGAAAATATAAATCTATTATCTGAATTAAAAAAAGAGCTTTTAACAAGTGATATTGAAAATAACAATAACATTGAAAAACTTTTATCTGAGCATAAAAATAGAATAAAATCTATTAAATTAGCTGATACAACACATAATACAAAACTTTTAGAGGACTCAAATATTCAAGAAGTTTTAGATTTCATTGAAACTACTATTAGACCACAAGCTGCTGAAGCAAAAGAGTTTGCTATAAAAAAAGATTTAAGAAGTTTTTGTGATATTTTAATAAAAGAGTATGAAACAATAATAAAAGTTTATGATGCTTTAGTTGAAATTTTGGAGTCTTGTGAGCCTAGAGTCCTAGAGTCCTTTGATAATATTTATAAACAATACTCAAATGAACTATTTACTATATACAATTCTCTAGAGAGTATCATGGATAAAATTGCACATGAAACATTTAAAAATATAAAAAGAAAAAAATCTACAAGATTTGAGATTTCAAAATCACTATTTGGTGAAAAAATAGAAAAATTCGATTTTGAAACTTTTTGGGTAGATAGTGATGCTATTTATAAAGCTTTATTTTACGATGACCAAACTATTGATAAAATGTTTAAAAGATCAATGAAACTTCTTAAAAATGTTGAGCTAGATACTGATGAATCTTTTAGAGAAGTTTTTAGAATAGTAAAAAATGATATTGTAAAATGGCAAGAAAACTATGAACTTATAAGAAAAAATAGAGAAATAGCCTCAGATATTGAGTTTTCAAATACAAGACACTTTGCTGCAAAAGTTTATGAAAATGTTATAAGAGTCTTCTATAAAGCAATTTTAGAAAATATTTCAGCTTTAAGAAAAAAATTTGGATATTTTAATGGTGCACTATCTTATTCATATATTCAAATTACTCAAGCAACTATTGCTCATTTTGAACAACAAATAGTAGAAAGTGAAGAGTTATACAAAAAAGAGCCAAGTAGATTTTCTATAAATTGTCCAAGAGAAGATGAAATAGTTGGAAAACTAAAAGCAAATTTTGGTTTTGAAAAAATAGAAGATTTTTTAACTTCAAAAAGAAACTATCTTTTTAAAATTATAAAATACTCAAAAGAGCAATATTTAGAGATAAATAAAGATAGAATACTTTTTGTAAAAGATAAAAAAGAGCAATTTATAACAAAAATAGAAGAGCTTGAAAAAATAAAAAATGAGATATAA